agcaccccgttttttatgcgagaccgaccatttttagttgttgaataaatcgagcagcaagcactttaaaaaatacaatgcgagTAAGGCAGAAAGGATTGCACGGGCATGCAAGCATAagccgaaaactgcgagcacatcaaaatttcgggggaccattcAGGGGCCCAATcaaaatacatttactgtagGTTACCTCTAAAGACCTTGGGCTTGTCAACACATATCTGCTTTCTTCTGTCCCTGGTTCATCAAAGTTGTACAAGTCGAGGTGGTCTGGGGCAGCTGCCTTATTTTGTCTTGATGATTCTGTGACAAAATAAACAATCAAAATGTTACAACATTCAAATGTATAAAGCACAGTAAAGCAAGTTCTTCCATAAAAAGATGTAACATAGAGGTTATCTAGCACATATTTTTCCCAGTACGACCATTAGGCTCATATTTTTAATCATTGCTCATATAAATCCTTTTATTAAGAAGTGACATCTTTCAGTATTTAAGTGGCATCTTTCAGTATTTTCATTGATATAAATTATTCTGACTTATAGGAGGCATAAGAGTCtgcatgtatttttttatcccaGAAAAAACTTCATCACTAAGTTAATATTACTTAGGGTCTGATAAATACATGATTAATGTAGTGAACTCTGTGCATTTGCAGCTTTTGCGGTCAGTATAACATACAGTACGTTAGTTTTTAATATGATCTTACAGTAACTGCAGTTGCAGTACTCAAGACTCCTTTCCCCCTTATGAAGGGCATGGAATTCAGTTTATGCAACCATGTAAATTTTAATTGCTCCAGTTTTCAGATCAAATGCGCTATTGCTCTGATGTGGTAGAGATAAAATGCTATGACATAGCATCTAATGACTCATTTATGCGACAGGCTTTGCTGATATAAAACCTCTTAATGGAAAGTACCAGACATTTTTGTCAGTTCAAAATGTCAAATGGAAATTACAttcatctttaaaaaaaagtgaaaaaaaaaaaaaaacagggggATAAGCAAGATGATGAAAATGCTTTAATTGAAAATGCTTTAATTGAAATATCTGAACTGAATAATTATAACCCCCATAAAAGCAGTCATGGTGTAACCATTACTTAACTTGTATACTGTCACTTATAGAACTAAatgtttcttttatattttacttAAGTTATATTACTTTTTTAATCATACCTAGAACATAGATTTTTAGATTAAACTAGACTTGTCTTTGCCCTCCAAATTTACTGGACATTTCTATTCGAAAAAGTAAATCCTATAAAACGCGACCATCTACAGTACTGCCCTCcggaaaaaaatgaatttccGATAATAACAATGAAAAGGTCTCCACACAACGAGAAAATCATTTTTGTTATGAATTATACACTAGTTATggtgtttgattgttttactAGAAAACGCACATGGAAGACAGCTTTTTTAACCTCTTCAAGAAAATGTATAAGTAATATCAAACCGCTCAAAAGAGTATAAATTTTAACGGCATTGCAAAGCACAaatgttgtgtttatgttgtCATGCATGGGCTTGATATTACTTATTTCTTGCTACCTTTTATAtcgaattggatttgtcgtgTGGGGCTTGGTGTGCGTTCTCCTAGTGTAAAAATGGCAGAAATACATGCATTAGTATCAAATCAATCGAATACCTGCGTGCTATCGTACAAGTGACAATTCAACAGGTCCAAACAAGCGTTTACTTACCCGACTTGTCAAATAGCCTTTGCCAGTCGTCAGTTTCGTCGCGAGTTTCCGCCCAAATATACTCGCGATTTCGAGACATTAGCCCCAAGAAATTTGTAATTAGATAATTGGTATCAGTGTAGGTAGTATTCTGTCAAGATGTATGCTTGATCGAGAAGTGAGATTTGTCGCAATAAGGCCATGTCTGGTATGACCTTTCATAGTCCTCGTTGTTGATTCAAAAAAAGCAACACCTCCTATGTATCGTTACCAGTCCCACTCGCGCCCGCGATACATGTGTAAGTTGGTCCGTGTAAGTTGTTGAGAGAAACTACAATCACCGCTCTGGGAAGAAACACACCAAAACTTGAATATTTTAGACAAACTATGAAGATTCCATCTCCAGAATGGACTAAGATGGTCTCCTCTTTGTATAGATCTTTACTGAGAGAGGGGAAATCCCTACGATTGACTAATCAAGGTTATTACAAAAGAGAAATCAGACGAGAGTTCGAGAGACAGAGGGACGAAATTGAAGTAGAGAAAATAACTCACCAATATGAGGTAAGGTACCGAAAAACATCATATTGTATTATCAAGCTGCAAACCCTTGGATTTTTCATGTCACAGGTGAATTCGATGACTTTAATGCTCAGTAactcagcggcgtagccaggatttttaacagggggagggactttcaaggcattttctcctgtattttagataatgcctcatacatttactgtatttttggctgctaaaaggggagGCCCAGGCCCCCTTAGCCACCCCTGGCTATGCCACTGGTAACTCGCACTGCACACTATGAAAAACTCAGCTTGTAATAACTTGAGCCCCGTACTCTACTGGTCAGATACCACTGGGCATATGGTACAGTATAAAGTTATttaggcccgtacccaggaactttcttggggggtgcaaaatccgaaaaaggGGACTTTTGAAGTTGGGGGGATGAGTGAGTTTTCTAATAAGAATCTTACCACcacattttttatgcctttgcagtatctcacGGGACGTCTATTTTCGGTTTCGATACAATAAAGGCCGACATAGATTAATGACATACCAAAGAGATCTAAAGTGCCTTTTTATCTAATTCtcttatgctttatagctTAGTCTACAAATAGCGAGTACGTCTATCgtgaaccgaaagtggactttcggctgatgtggggggggggggggggggtgcatttGCACCCCgttgggtacgggcctgttatTCTGTTGTTTAACCATTATTTACCCTTTTTGACCTTTTTTTGCAATGTTCAGGTTAGACCCATAGTTATTTAACCAACCCTGAGAGTTCAATAAAAACCACTTTCCCTAAGGAGCTGCCAAGGTTGTTAAAGGAGATCATTTGATGAACTTGCTCTGGTTTTCCCACCCCGTCTCTTCTCTTGAGGGCCAAAAGTGCTTATTTATTGAccttaggggggggggtgaataggggtatgtaaatccgctgATCCGCAAAATTTttggggcaaatccgtggatctgCAGATAtgtttagatccgcatggtttgacagataaacaaaaggatcgattgaaattcatttaaaatctgaaattcgaccgtcaaagcagtcaaaatccgaaaccCGCGCCCAAATTGTTaacagatccgtgatctgccgtattttcaaaatcagccaatccgctgaaataatgaTCAAAATCCGTATTCCGTGAGCATTTCAGGgccgaatccgccgatccccgaacctattcaccccccctccccccctttggCAGGTTAAGGCTTAACCTAAATGTTGTATAAACAAAGGTTCAAAAGTTGCAATGCTCTCTTAGGTAACTGTAAAGAGTAAGCAACAATACCTAAAAAGAACAATCGAAATGGCCTCAAAAACTAGTGCCACAGCTGCACTAAATAAGCCAAAAAACGTAACACCATCAAATCATACAAAATATTCTGCTAAACTATCCCAACAGCCTATCGATACTGCTAATAAAGGTCAATACAGTCAGTCAGTTAGACCACATGAAAAAATATTGTGGTTTCTGGTCACCACCCTACATCCAGAATTTAAGCAgcatgcgactttttttatttctttaaataattttttctCTGTAAAATTTCTAGAATCATGTGAGTTTTCCGTTTTGCCTTCTTCCATAACAAGAAATGGTGAAAGATAGACATCAAATCGGCCCATTCATCGAAACTTGTGTTCAGGAAACCCTTTCACTGCACTAAAAAGTGTCACAAAAGTGTCTTGAATAAATCaattctttcatttttttttgtcaaatttggAATACTGATTTTCTCTCATTTTCAATAAATATGATGCTGATTTTCTCCCATTTTTATACACTGTAGGTTACAACACTTGAACTCTCCATtacaacctttttttaaaaatatgaaaCGTGTAATGTATGAAATAAGCTCTCATTTTGTGGTATATGTTTATTGGCAGCCCATTCTCTTCGTTTCATAgtttttttccatttgtttTCAGAAAGGTATGTACTTCCTAAAAACAAAGCTTGGCGGCTTGCAGTGACGGGATATGGTTTAAAACAGCttgtatttattgtttatGTTGCTGTGACATCAGCCCAAACCATCTGAAGGCAACTACATCCAGATAGTCACCTGACCAGAGAAAGGTCAATCTACAGATGCTGTTGGCTACATCATGGCAAGATAACAAGGAAATAGAACTGACAATATAAGCTAAACAGTATGATACAAATATTGTTGCCAATATGAGGGGATAAAAGAACTTATATTGAACAGATTATACGGAAGAATGCCGCAAGAAAGACAGACTATTCCGGATCTTCAGAAGAAGAATGAATATAAATGTTTGAGTATAAATTCAACAATCCAACGTCGGTGTAATTTTGTTCGCTTGTTCGATTCACACCCgttttatgtaaaaaaaatgatatccTCCAGGATTCTGTTTTATGCTTTTGGTAGTACTGAGCTCTTTAATGTATTGTACGCTGAACTGACGTTCGTAAAATAAAGAGACATGAAAAAAAGAAGCGTCTGCTTACAAAGATCGCGGAAACCCGAAAACAGATTAAATTCGGTGCAAAACGATCCTTTTAAGGATCGTTTTAAAATACCCGGCTCCACAGAATGCTTATCTACAAAGTGTTTGTTTTTGGGATTCTGTCCCACTCGCTAGAGGTGATTAGCTAGTCATATAAAAGAGATTACTAGAAAAATCCATTATGTGAAACTCACATTAGACATAGACGACGCGCAAGTGTCAAATTCTGTTGCCAAGTAATGCGTGATTTAGAGATTGGGTCAAAAGTCGTGGTTATTGAGATCAAATATTCCGATGAAACTGATATGGCCGGTTTTATATAATGACGGTTATATTTTCGAGGACAAAACGCCGTAGCGACAGACTTGCCTAAGTGAATTTGCCCACGACAGCGAGGCGACTTTATTCTCTGTCAGCCTAGGGTGGCACACTTCTAGTCCAATTACAGAATTACCTCCCTCAAGTGCGTTTACAAAACAGTGCTTATACACTCAAACGGAACTCGGAGAGTGTTGTGTTTGAGAACTCCCGTAAAAGCACACGAAAGATAGTGCAAGATAAAGTCTTTAAAACACCAAGATACTGATGCGGTACAACTCTTTAATTACGACTTTAATGAGTAGGACACTTATGGGGTAGCATACAAGAAAGAGCAACGTACaagcaaaagaaaaagattATCGTGCTACAGCGTGGACTCGATAATGGTGAGTTTCCTCTCTTCGTCCCATTACAATCTTTTATAGCTTTATTGAAAACTTaacattgttattatttgCTTTATTTATCAAGTAATTTCGTCCGCAGTAAGTCCTAACAGTGTATTTGttggaaaggggggggggggggaattgtAGATGGACTGTGTGCCTAAACTCAAGAAATAAAATCAAGACCCTTGTTGGGTAGTTAGCCTTTTTATTACGCCCGGTATGCTTCATAAGGCTTTTGTCAGTAATCTTGCAAGCACTATGGGCTGTATAAATAGAACAAAACACTGACCAATACGTAAGAATCCTTTACAGTCGATATACTAGCCTTTATAAGGATTAATTAAAACGAGATGAGATGAGAAGTACGTGTATACGCAGAATAAAAGCGATTCAACGTAGCTTAAcccgatattttaaaatacaCCACATCCAATAACGGCACCCTTCCTGGCTTTCTTCCTGTCTGTTACTATCAGTTCACCTATCCGTGTCGCGACTCTGTTCTTTCGCGTTCGCTTTTTTTGTGTCCGCATGAGAAATTGAGAGACAATCACGATTTCTTAAGCAGGTGACATTATAGAGGGGGCTTCTTTTATGTTTTccatgttattattatttttaagacTGCGCAAATTATTTATCTTGTGCTATAAGAGAAAGGCTGTCTACCgataaaaagaaattaaaatagTGTATAGTATATATTTGACCCTACGGTAAAATTAATGTAATTaaacatagaaaaaagaaatgcaaatTATGGCCATACTACCCTGAATGTCACAGGCGAATTTATCTATTAGAGGTCTCATAGTAAACAAAAAAGGCCTGACACTCAAGATATACAAATGCTAGAAAGTAAAGCCTTGTTTACTCACTTCAGACAATCCTGACACGAAAGCGGTCGATTTGTCTcatggctttttttttcgtttattGGTGAATTAATTGTTTAGAGATACAGCCACATGACGCAATTTTTTTCTAGCGTAGAGCTTGTCCCGATTTTAATCTTTAGtcacattttatttcattccATCTAAACAAGCTTTTAATTACATTATGTTTTTTAACTCGGACATAGAAAGTCTTGTGTGACTGTCTCGACAAGATTTTTCATTCCGTCCTCCCTGTTTCTGTTGCCTAGGTAGAAGTTTATGTAGTTAAAATGGGGGCTTCTgttgttttgctttatttaccTTTATTTCCTACTTTTGGTTTTGCAAGAAACTTACAAACACagagataaacaataacaggaCATCTACAGTGCGAGATTTGAATCTCGGACTATACTAGTAATCTCGGACTGTTCTAGTAATTTCGATATAATTTCGTGGTATATAACATGCTTATATTGACAACGATCTTTGAAAGTTTCAGGAAGACTTAGGTATTCTTTTGGCTTGGCTTCGCAAACGAAGATTTCAGGGGTGTCCCACCACAGGTCCACTTTAAGGTAGTTCTGTTGTGTTTTCAGGTTAAATATATCCTGCCGCTGTTCATGGACCCTGAGGTCCAGTTGAATAAAATCAGAAATcattgttttaaaatattatgTTTAAAATATTTCCGAAAAGCGTCTGACATTTACTCTAACGCTGGCCCAAGAAGCGAAattcgaaatatttttatagcgCGCGAAAATCGCTATACACTGATATTGGAAATACTAAATAAGTATATTATGAGTAGATAATTCCACATTGACTGcattatcaaaaaaaaaacatgcgatAACTGTCTAAATCCTTGTCAACATAAATagcacctgaaaaaaaaagcatgcAAGCTCTCACAACGGAAAAAAATCATGCACGTCTtggagacaagaaaaaaaaacatgcacgaCTGAGCCCTCCCCacaccaccccctccccccttcatttttctaatggtccgtccATTATCAAAAAGTATTCGGCCCTTTAGCCGTCACCCTTGCAAAAACCCCCTAATATTTATGACCGTGCTACGGCACCGGTATGTATAGTATtcgagaggggaggggggggctaGGGCTACCTTAACAACATCCctcaacccccctcccccaccctctTAGACTGTGAAGTAAAACATTATGgacaaaaaaatgtctatGTCCTTCTTCGGCGTTCATGCCTCAACCCCCCCTTATGATTTAGGAGACTTAGGGATTTGGAGTCTTGATATTGCATAAGCTGCCTTTTTTTCCCAGTGAGAGCAGTGAATTGGACCTCAAAAGAATAACCTTAGGAAAATGACATCTCTCTTCACATGAAGATAAggtactaaaaataaaaaacaattgaaaaaaaataatgacaagTCTTTTGGTGAAATTACCCTCTAAGTAAAACATATATTCCTTATTCTTtcaagtttttgttttggatATTGGAAGTCAGAACGCGCGACCAAGCGTGTGGATAGTGTTCAAGGCGCTTAGAGGCGTTCTAATTGTCTGAAAGCCTCGTGTGAATTTGTGTGAGTaaataatgtattttttatggggggggggggggggcagttcATCTATAAGTTTTACTTTCAGCAGGCTTAAACTTCTTGCCCTCTCCTCACACCAAGAAGAACTATTTAACTATAATTTTGTGCACCGTTTATCGTGTGTTTCGTCTCGTCTTCGGTCTTCTTATAGTGACAGTTGAATCTTTGATCTTGGAGATAATCTCGTGTCGATTGATTGGTAATCACCTCATCCAGTCGTATCATGTTCCACCCTATTGTCACATCGGGAAGTAGCACAGCCTAAACCATGTTCCGCTTAACAAGGGTCACCTAATGGATTTTTAATCTATTGATTTcccttcttttttatttatttttattataattattattagtattattattattttctttttgcacTGAAAATCATTTTGGTATTTATTTCTGGTCGCGTCAAAGTCATCTTTCTCTTAATCCGAGCCCGCATTTATGGTGACAGCGGTGAACACCGAGTGTAGATCGGGAGCAGTGTTTGAACAAGCCGCCATCTTGCGACAGATGCTCTGTTATTTGTTTATCttgatttgttgtttatcGAAAGATATAATAAGAAGAAATGACCAACCGACATTTCCATTAGTTCAAAACATAACTTATCTTCGTGTTGGTCCTTATGACTGCTCTGTGTGCTTTTAAGATGGTTTCCCTAATAATGTAATATCCTTCTCTTGCCTTGTATTTGaaagagaaaaatagaaataaaatattttggaAAAATGAACCTAAACTACTTAAGAATCGAAATCCAAGATGTTGAACCGAACCCAAATAAAATGCCGATAAACTGACTATAACTCTATTTGCCCTAGACAAAAAGATAAGAATGCATCTCATGAAAAATCTTAATCAAAAACCATAATCCTCAAAACGCCGGTGAATGCGCAGGAGAGCTTTTTGATCACTGTGTCAGCCTAGCACTCACTCAACTGTAAACATCTCACGCTTATGCAGATGTATGATCACTCTATAGAAATTGACAATGTTTgcgaaaccttttttttttcaatttcctaTCAAACTTGTATCTTTTCAAACAAAGTGTTTCATGACAAATGGCATGATATTTGATACAAAGGTACCGTAGGCATTCTTAGGAGTGGTATGCTTAGCTGTTTCTACCCTAAAGGAAAATTGAATCAATAAATGAAGTGACGTTGAACTTACacaatgttttcatttttttcatgttaATACTTTTAAAAGCAGTTATATAATACCTAAGTAAAAAATGATTTTCCGATCTAAACCACTTGAAATACCATATTTGATGAGTGTACGAAACCCAACCCAAGTAAAGCCCCAAGCTCTCAAGCAGATTTTACTGTTTCCTGCTTTGCTTGAAGGTTATAATTTATTGGTGTTTTGGTGTATTCACAAGTCCAAAGGGAGAATATTTCGTATTCATGGTAATTTATAGATCAAAAACACAGGTTATTCCTCATTTGCCGTTCGCTTCCAGTAAAGATCAATCAatgtgttattattttatgttCGGCTATGAAGGGCATCTGCACTAAACCTCCTCTTCAGTGGCCGTCAAACTTCGCGTGTACGCCTATCTCTGTGAAGTCATAACAACGTAAATCAAGACTGTGGTGATAAGAGGAGCTCAAATTGTTTGTCTAAGCTTTCGTAATGGCGTTCATATCGCCATCCGCTGCATCAAAATGCATCAAGGTGGCTATAAAAAACCTGCAAGGTATATGTGACATGAGAGTGAAAGGATCCTCGCTCATCTAGCGTCAAAATATCTTGATCATGCAGAGAGGCGTAGACGCTTATAAGTGGCGAAGTCGATCAAAGAAGCGAAGTTCACGGATCTACGAATATAACTGATTAGCAGAGACCAACAGCCAATACCGTACCAGCCTTTATTTGGGGAAGACTCTTAGCAGGATATCAGTTAAAGTTTCTTCGCAGTGTTGAGTAAGAGTAAGCAATTAGATTCGCGTCGGAAAGCAAAAGAGGCGGGAAGTCGacggttctttttttattattccgcGTTCTGTCACCAGAAAACAGAAAGTGCGCATAACACCAGCCAAGATTTGATTATGCTCTGCGCTCTCCAAACTCGCTTGGTGAAATGAGGGCGCTTATTAAACACATCGCGATCATCGGCACTTTGCTGATATTAGCTGGACTTGCAGACTGCCTTTACTGTCATCAAGAGACCGACTGCTTTGGCGTCTACCCGCACTGTTGCGACGGTCACTGCAAGAAGACATGTAACACGTCATGCACCACTTCTAACGACTGTGGCTCCCCCAATAGCCTTCAGGAGAAGTGCTGCAATGGCAAATGCGTCAGCATTAATACCATTTGTCCTAACACAACTACATCCTCCACGCAACTCAGCCCCGCCATCATCGCCGTCCTTGTCGTGTGCATAGTGGTGTTCGCCGCGCTAGGTAGTGTCGCCCTTGTTTCGTACCTCTGTAAGTGCGGGTTCTACTCCAGGCGAAGCCGTTCAATGAGCGTTTTCACGCCGTGTCAAGGCGGCAATAAGCGCGACAGTGGCACGGCGTCCTGTGTGGTGGCCGTCAAGGTGACAAAGGCAGGCGAGCAGGAAAAAGCTCCGAAAACGCACATCTACGCTGAGACTTCGTGGGTGGGAAAGGATTTTATTCAGTCAAAGGGAGCGTACACGAACATTTCAAAGACTGTAGAGAATGAAGACTAAAGCAATAGAGAGGTTTTTAAAACTTAATGGGTTgacaaacattaaaaaaatcaagggGTGATAACCAGAAATCGACGGAGATCTGTTTCATTCTCGACAGAATTTGAGTCCGTCTAAAAGATCGTAAATTAAACTAGTGAATAGTATACAAGCCACCGAAAAGACCTAGAACAACAAAGAAGTGATACTCGAAGGCAAGGTGA
The sequence above is a segment of the Nematostella vectensis chromosome 2, jaNemVect1.1, whole genome shotgun sequence genome. Coding sequences within it:
- the LOC116620022 gene encoding uncharacterized protein LOC116620022; the encoded protein is MRALIKHIAIIGTLLILAGLADCLYCHQETDCFGVYPHCCDGHCKKTCNTSCTTSNDCGSPNSLQEKCCNGKCVSINTICPNTTTSSTQLSPAIIAVLVVCIVVFAALGSVALVSYLCKCGFYSRRSRSMSVFTPCQGGNKRDSGTASCVVAVKVTKAGEQEKAPKTHIYAETSWVGKDFIQSKGAYTNISKTVENED